A window of Polypterus senegalus isolate Bchr_013 chromosome 14, ASM1683550v1, whole genome shotgun sequence contains these coding sequences:
- the acot8 gene encoding acyl-coenzyme A thioesterase 8 codes for MASSPSVNQDEPLNSMGKDAVAENENDPEEQKTDLRSVLVTSVLNLEKLETDLYRGTHHWVPRTRRLFGGQIVGQALVAAAKSVEDSFFVHSLHCYFVRAGDPKVPVVYQVDRSRDGRSFCVRSVKAVQHGQSIFICQASFQHVQPSPLKHQFSMPAVPPPEELLTGEELIQNYLSDPNITEKFKLGLNNFLAEEVPIEIKPVNPPDFYQRVVMEPKKLFWVRARGHIGECDMKLHCCVAAYVSDFSFLTTALMPYPHLRPHFTASLDHAMWFHSNFRSDEWMLYECESPWAGESRGFVQGRLWRRDGVLAVTCAQEGVLRVKPVQSPSKL; via the exons ATGGCTTCGTCCCCCAGTGTTAACCAGGACGAGCCGTTGAATTCGATGGGAAAAGATGCAGTTGCTGAAAACGAAAATGACCCAGAAGAACAGAAGACAGACCTTCGGAGCGTGCTCGTCACAAGTGTCTTAAATTTGGAGAAGTTGGAGACGGATTTGTACAG AGGAACCCACCATTGGGTACCAAGAACTCGCCGCTTGTTTGGGGGACAGATTGTTGGCCAGGCTCTGGTGGCAGCTGCCAAGTCTGTGGAAGATTCCTTTTTTGTGCATTCGCTTCACTGTTACTTTGTGAGAGCTG GAGACCCAAAGGTGCCGGTTGTGTACCAAGTAGATCGGAGCCGTGATGGAAGGAGCTTCTGTGTCCGCTCAGTGAAGGCAGTTCAGCATGGGCAATCGATCTTCATCTGCCAGGCCTCTTTTCAGCATGTTCAGCCGAGTCCTTTAAAGCATCAGTTCAGCATGCCAGCTGTTCCTCCACCTGAAGAGCTGCTCACGGGTGAAGAACTCATCCAAAACTACCTCAG TGATCCAAACATTACTGAGAAGTTCAAATTGGGACTGAATAACTTCTTGGCTGAGGAGGTGCCAATTGAAATCAAACCTGTGAACCCTCCTGATTTCTACCAGAGAGTGGTCATGGAGCCAAAGAAGCTCTTTTGGGTCCGGGCACGAGGACACATTG gtGAATGTGACATGAAGCTGCACTGCTGTGTTGCTGCCTATGTTTCAGACTTCTCTTTTCTGACAACTGCACTGATGCCTTATCCACATTTGAGACCACATTTTACAGCATCTCTTGATCATGCAATGTGGTTCCATAGCAACTTCCGGTCTGATGAATGGATGCTATATGAGTGCGAGAGTCCCTGGGCAG GTGAAAGCAGGGGATTTGTGCAGGGAAGACTTTGGAGACGTGATGGTGTGCTTGCAGTCACCTGTGCTCAGGAAGGAGTACTGCGGGTGAAACCTGTACAGAGTCCGAGTAAGCTCTAA